The genome window TCAACATATCTGCTGCCGGTGAAATAATTCCAGATGACAAATTCAGGAAGAATTGTTTTCAAGGTTTTTCCCGTGCCGATTAAGGCGGAATCAACCGCATCTAAGGGGGTATTATTCCTCATGGCCATCCAAACGTCTCTGATAACCAGGGAATTTATTTTTTCCTTTAGAAACATGGGCCAGACAAAGGCGCCATACATATGGAGGTACACGCTGGAATTCAGACTTTCCTCGGGAACATTAAAGAAAAAGGGCAAATAGGCATAGTTATCATTTACTTCAGGGAAAAGACATTCTTCCATAAACGTGGCGCAGGCTTCCATCCACCATAAATTGTTATCGAGATCATTGGCGTATCCAAATTGAACGGCGTGGAAATATTCATGAGCGCATGTTACCTTCTGCGCCCCGATAACACGGCCCTCCGGGTCATCATTGGGAGGAGCAAAGGTGAAATTGCGATTAATCATTACGTATGAGGTATAATCATTCCAGGGCGAATCAGCGGGTTGTTCGAATACCGTCGCGCCGTAGGCCATAATAGACACTAAGAATATTTCGTATTTATCGTAACCCGCTTCCAGTGGCGCCGGATAATAACCCGAATTATTTACATAGGTGACATATGAACTGTCGGCATAAATACCGGTTCTTTCCACAAAATCCGGAATTTCGTTGGCATCTAAATCATCCGTAACAGTCGCCTCTCCTCCGCTGGTATCATAATAAATTTTAAAATAACCTAAAGGTGAATCATAAGTGCATTGTTTGCCGGGGCGGGCCAGCATAGTTGACAACGATGCCTTTTGATCGGGGGTAAATTTGTCCCAGTTATTCTTAATTTCACCTATTAAACCTGTGGCGGATTTCAGGTAATTATCAGAGCTAATCGCGGCCGCTTTGTCAGAAATTTCGATTGGAGTGAACAGGATAACGCTTTTTTCATACAGCATTTCAGTCCTGGTTATCAGACCTTTTTCATAAGCAACGGAGATATCATCAAAATTGCTCCACTCCGCCGCAACTGTCAAATTAAAGACAATGCACAGAAACAAGGATATGAATAGAGCCTTCGTTTCCATCCTGAAATTAAAAAGTTGATCCATGTTATTCCTACTCAACAGGTTAATAATCCTTGGGCGAGTAAAATACTCCTAACTATAAATTAGTTTATTATTTGGATATGTCAAGCACATAATAATTTCTTTACCGGAAATGTTGCGCTTTATTTTCAAATACTTATGGCTAAAAATACTGCCCGGTGCCTACAGATATTTGCCAGCTTCTTCTTTCTATCGCATAGGCCAAATCGACGCGGACTATTTCAGCCTGCGTACTTCGACTTAATCCAAATCGCATTCCACATCCAATCGATATTTTAGATTCTCTAATTGAAAAAGCCGTTTCCCGTGTCCATATATTGCCAATATCGGCAAATATGACTCCCCCTAAACCAACAGATAAAATTTCAAGATCAGAAAATATGCGGTTTTCAATATTGGCGACAATTCTGCTATCACCGTTTAGAATGAATGCCGGATATCCGCGCATTCCTCTGTCTTCATCAAGATACAAAGTTAGTGAATGGTTTTGAAAATGATTGAATACGGCATTGATATTTACGGCAAGAGTGTGATTATTATGATATTTGACGTACCACTTAAAGTAATGCTTTACATATTTTCTAATCCAGGCGCCATCAGAAAACCAGAAACTCAGATTAGAACCGGCCCTGAAATATCCTTTATCAAATCCAATCGTTAATTGGGGCCAAAGATTTATTCTTTGATATAGCGGTTTTTTGAAATTAGCCTCATATGCCAGTAATCCCATCACCAGTATATCAATTCCCAAATTAACATCTTCAGCCTTTTGAAACCTGTTTATTCTGTGATAAGTATTAAAATTGACCTGCTGCAGCCGAAATCCCAATTCAAGAGTATGGCTTAATGTATCGACCGGCTTTTCGGGCAATAGCCGTAAAATATCAGCTGAATCCAGGATATTTCCGTTGAAATCGATAGAATCCGATGTAATAAACCTTTGTCGCGGCTTGAGCTTGGTATATGTATGCCCCAAATAAAAACTGTACTTTAGGTTATCCGGACCATATCGGAGAACAAAATTAGTGCTTAACCTCTTTCCGGTGAACCGATCGCGCCCGGCCAGTATTTCGGCAATATAATAATCGAGTCTTTGTTTATTCAGATTATAACTCAGGTTCCAGCCCCAATTTTGATTGAGATTATACAGGGGTTTATTAAGCGATATTATCGTTTGTCCGCTTCTGGGATTATCGGAATAGAAAAAACCGGCCGAATAATTCAACCCCATAAATCGGGAATCCCGGACTTCCCCCTGATAATAATTGCGATCGCCTTCCAGAACAAAATAATCATGAGATGTGAATACTCCGTACCCGAGAAGATTATTTTCCTCAATTCCCAACTGGATATCTGAGCGACCCCCTGCGCGATGCAGGGAGACTCCCCCGACCGTCGTCCATTTATCCGAAGTACGGACAACCATTATGTTTTCACCGTTATCCCCTTTTATCAAGTAAATTTCGGTTTTGAGTAAATAAGGCAGTCGGCGTAAATTTCTAACCGTTTCGTTAACAAGGCTCGTGTCAAATACATCACCCTTACCGAGTAACATTTCGCGCTTGATTACCGAATGTTTTGTAACTATATGTGTTTTATTGGCGATTTTGAAAAGGAAATTATTATAGCGGGGATCGTTTAAATTGAAAACATTTTCAGTAATGATTTCAATTGAATCAATGACTACTTGATCAGCGGTTTGCGCAAAAGCAATATTAAAATGCTGAGTCAGAGATAACGCCAAAACCGAGACAAAGAGATTTAGTATCTGGTGGACGGATTTCGTTGTTGATTTTGCGCCAAAATTAGTTTTTCTCACTCACGCTGCCTTCTTCAAGATAATCGTTTTAAGACCGATAATATGATAAAAAAGAGAAATTTCTAACAGATAAAAATTTTCCAATATGGCCCCTGAAATATCAAAAAAAATCGGAACCCTGTTAGTTGAAAAGGGATATGTAACCGAGGAACAAATAAATACCGCCCTTAAAATTCAAAAAGGTTCCAATGATAAATTAGGTGACGTTCTCGTCGGCGCCGGAATTATAAGCGAGGATCAATTAGTAGAGGTTATTTCCGAAAAGCTCAAGATTCCCAAAATTAATCTTTCTTCATTGATTATAAACCCTCATGTTTTGGCAGCTATTCCGGTTGAAATGGCTAAAAGATTTACTCTCATTCCCTTCCTTAAAATGGGCAACACTCTATCCGTCGCGATGGTCAATCCTCTGGATGTGATAGCCCTTGACGAAATTAAATATCATACCAAGTGTGTCATCAAAAGGATCGTGGCCGGTAAGACCGCAATTACGAGGGCCATAGAGCAATATTACACTGTCGCCGATTCTGTTCGGGAAATCCTGGGTGATGAAAAAGAATCCGAAGAAATTGAAGAACCCTCTGAAATAAACCTTGAACAATTAACCGGCGGCGAGGGCGCGGTAGTCCGCATGGTTAATATGATCTTAACCCGGGCGATCAAAGACGGGGCTTCTGACGTTCATTTTGAGCCAGATGAAAAAGAACTGAGGATTCGTTACAGGGTTAATGGAATCATGCGTGAGGAGGCCGCGCCTCCCAAAAAATTACAGGCTGAAATAATATCTCGATTAAAAATCGCGTCCGACCTTGACGTTTCCGAAAAACGATTACCCCAGGACGGACGCATGTCTATAGCCGTTAAAGACAACATCGTTGATCTAAGAGTTTCGACCCTGCCGACCATACACGGGGAGAAGGTTGCAATTCGGATTCTTGACCGGCAAAATCTCAAAACAGGATTACCTGAACTGGGCATGCAACAGAAACTACTGGCGGCCTGGCGGCAGCATATTCAGGTTTCCGAGGGACTCATTTTGATTTCCGGACCGACCTCTTCGGGAAAAACTACAACGCTTTATGCTTCTTTGCAGGAGATAAACAGCATTGAAAAAAATATTATTACAGTCGAAGATCCGGTCGAATATTCTCTCCCTCTAATTAATCAGGTCCAGATAAACGAGAAAGCCAATTTAACTTTTGCCTCAGCTCTACGGTCAATTTTAAGACAGAATCCGGATATCGTAATGGTCGGTGAAATCAGAGATGCCGAAACGGCCGCTATCGCGACCCGCGCCGCTCTGACCGGCCATCTTGTTTTCTCAACGATACATACTAATGACGCGATTGGATCCATCACGCGACTGAACGATATGGGTATTGAACGCTATATGCTGGCCTCGGCTCTCGAGGCGATTCTGGCTCAAAGGCTGGTTCGAACAATATGCGGTGAATGCATTGAGGAAACAACCTCGCCGTCGGCAGCGGTTTTAAATCGCGCCTTTCCGGACGGAATTCCTGGCAATATTACATTTTATCATGGTGCGGGATGCCGCGCTTGTCGTGAATCGGGTTATGGAGGATTAACCGGAATTTTCGAATTGGCCGAGATAAATGATTCTATTCGCGAAATGATCTTAAATCATGAATCGGAAGCCGCAATCGCCAATGAAGCAAAACGTCTTGGATATCGCCCTCTCTTTGAATATGGCCTGGAACTCGTCACAAATGGCGTAACCACACTTGATGAAATTCTGAAAGTGACTTCTCCGGTATCAAATTCATTCGCGGTTGAGCCCATAAATCAGGTACGTTCAAGTGAAGCAAGTCTGGACTTATAAGGCACGCGATCACGCCGGTAATCTCATTACCGGTGAGACCGATGCTGAAAGGCGCGATATTGTAATTCAATCGCTCTCGGAACAAGGATTAATCCCAACCAGTATAAGGCCGCGCTCTGAAGGTATTTCTTTTTCAGATATTTTGGGGAATTTCGGCTCGACCAATCGCGAAAGCTTGATTGTCTTCACCAAAAAATTATTGACCCTATACCGGGCCGGTATACCACTCCTGCGCGCCCTGTCAATTATTGAAAAGGGCGCCCTGGAATTGGGCTTGTCTAAAGAAATTGCGGAAATCAAAAATGATCTGCAGTCGGGTCAAACGCTCTCAAAAGCCATGAGCCGGCACCCGAAAAAATTTCCATCCATATATATTGCTTCGGTTTCGGCTGGGGAAACTTCGGGAACATTGGATGAAGTTCTGAAGCAATTAGGGCACCTTATTGAAAAAGAAATGATACTCGCTCGCCAGATTAAATCGGCATTGCGCTACCCTATCATGGTAATAATCGCGATTACAATTGCCATCTTCGTTTTGATGTCTTTTGTAATTCCGAAATTTTCCAGCATCTACGGTAAATTCGGAGCTGAGTTGCCTCTGGCGACCAAAATCGTGATCTCGGTCAGTAATGTCTTTTCTTCTTACTGGTATCTGATTTTGGCCTTGATAATTATTGGAATTTTTGGTTTGAAAAGATTCATTTCGACAACCAGGGGAAGGCTTATTTGGGATGAGTTGATCCTGAAGATTCCAATTATTGGGGATTTAACCATCAAGTTCAACGTTGCTCGTTTTGCGACAATGCTAAAGTCACTCTTCAAAAGTGGCGTTCCTATGGTCAGCTGCCTGAATATTCTTCAGGAAACAACCTCAAATAAGGTCATCGCCTCCGAAATTTCCCAAATTGCCGAATCTTTTGAAAAGGGACAGGAAATAGGACTTGAAGGGGAAAAAGAATATAAACATTTCCCGGCCATGGCCTTAGAGGTTTTTCAGGTTGGTCTGGAATCAGGAACAGTCGATTCAATGATGGGTGAATTAGCCAATCATTACGAAATGGAATTGGAGTACAAATCTCGCAATCTGACCGCATTGGTAGAACCAATATTAATAGTAGTGATCGGAACCATGATTTTGATACTGGCTTTGTCGATTTTCCTTCCGATGTGGAATTTAATTCAGGTATTTCGATAAGCAGGCTAAAATCTGCAATTAATAATCCGATAATGATTTATAGGAATCTATTAACCCTATTTAACTGTTTCAAGGAGGTGAAAAAATGCGTCTTGCCAAAAATTCCGGTTTTACTCTTATTGAGTTAGTAATTATAATCGTCGTTCTTGGTATCCTCGCTGCTATCGCCATTCCCAAATACCAGGATATAACCTCCGATGCAAGAGAAGCAGCCTGTCGGGGCGCCCTGGGGGGGTTACGTTCGGCTATTACTATTTATTACGCTAACCAGGCTGTAAAAACCGGATCCGCCACCTGGCCGGCTCTTGATAGCCTGGGTACGATCGGTATCGTAATGGAACAGCAGATACCGAAGAACCCGTATTGCCCCGATGCCAATTACTCCGATAGTATTGTTGCCGGAGTATCCAGAGGTACGATAGTTGGAATCGACTGTGGATGGGCCTATAATACTGCGACAGGAGAAATTTGGCCCAATACTAATACTGCCGGCGAGAATCAGTGGTAATATGCCAGTCGAAAAGAGGTTAAACTCTTCAGGGTTCACCTTAATCGAGCTGATAATAGTTATTATTGTCTTGGGAATTGTCGCCGCGGTTGCTATTCCCAAAATGGGCGATGTTTCCCAAAATTCAAAAACGAACGCGACTCGCACCGAAATGCTTACGCTGAAACGGGCGATAATCGGAAATCCCCAAGTCATCGCGGGAAACCGTCACGCCAACCCCGGATTTGAAGGTGATGTAGGCCATCCTCCGATTACGCTTTCGGAGTTGGCGATTAAGCCCGATTCAATTGCGACCTATGATAGATTCCTGCATCGCGGATGGAATGGGCCTTATGTTGATAGCGCCGGTAATGACTATCTAAAAGATGCCTGGGATGTCGCTTATATTTATGATGGGATTAATCGCAAGATAACTTCGGCTGGCGGACCCGATTCAATTGTAGTCAGCTTTTAATTGATGATTTTTAAACCGTATCCGGAAGAGCGCGCAAAATGAAAATGGCGGATCAAAATTTGTCAACA of Candidatus Zixiibacteriota bacterium contains these proteins:
- a CDS encoding dockerin type I repeat-containing protein, giving the protein MDQLFNFRMETKALFISLFLCIVFNLTVAAEWSNFDDISVAYEKGLITRTEMLYEKSVILFTPIEISDKAAAISSDNYLKSATGLIGEIKNNWDKFTPDQKASLSTMLARPGKQCTYDSPLGYFKIYYDTSGGEATVTDDLDANEIPDFVERTGIYADSSYVTYVNNSGYYPAPLEAGYDKYEIFLVSIMAYGATVFEQPADSPWNDYTSYVMINRNFTFAPPNDDPEGRVIGAQKVTCAHEYFHAVQFGYANDLDNNLWWMEACATFMEECLFPEVNDNYAYLPFFFNVPEESLNSSVYLHMYGAFVWPMFLKEKINSLVIRDVWMAMRNNTPLDAVDSALIGTGKTLKTILPEFVIWNYFTGSRYVEDNYYSEAINYPEVPIDRYHTTLVHDSILPVQQPFGLASSYVEFEVGPDDKGIFEAILEGRPVVRWGIGTIFMSGDANEISHYTASANEPLYVYKPHIEDFDKVIITPITVTSLSSGNYYYLTTKLHPYGDANNDGQMNVGDAIYLINFIFKDGLPPMPIMECGDANCDGGVNVGDAVRIISAIFKGGEEPCSERIP
- a CDS encoding ATPase, T2SS/T4P/T4SS family, yielding MAPEISKKIGTLLVEKGYVTEEQINTALKIQKGSNDKLGDVLVGAGIISEDQLVEVISEKLKIPKINLSSLIINPHVLAAIPVEMAKRFTLIPFLKMGNTLSVAMVNPLDVIALDEIKYHTKCVIKRIVAGKTAITRAIEQYYTVADSVREILGDEKESEEIEEPSEINLEQLTGGEGAVVRMVNMILTRAIKDGASDVHFEPDEKELRIRYRVNGIMREEAAPPKKLQAEIISRLKIASDLDVSEKRLPQDGRMSIAVKDNIVDLRVSTLPTIHGEKVAIRILDRQNLKTGLPELGMQQKLLAAWRQHIQVSEGLILISGPTSSGKTTTLYASLQEINSIEKNIITVEDPVEYSLPLINQVQINEKANLTFASALRSILRQNPDIVMVGEIRDAETAAIATRAALTGHLVFSTIHTNDAIGSITRLNDMGIERYMLASALEAILAQRLVRTICGECIEETTSPSAAVLNRAFPDGIPGNITFYHGAGCRACRESGYGGLTGIFELAEINDSIREMILNHESEAAIANEAKRLGYRPLFEYGLELVTNGVTTLDEILKVTSPVSNSFAVEPINQVRSSEASLDL
- a CDS encoding type II secretion system F family protein, translating into MKQVWTYKARDHAGNLITGETDAERRDIVIQSLSEQGLIPTSIRPRSEGISFSDILGNFGSTNRESLIVFTKKLLTLYRAGIPLLRALSIIEKGALELGLSKEIAEIKNDLQSGQTLSKAMSRHPKKFPSIYIASVSAGETSGTLDEVLKQLGHLIEKEMILARQIKSALRYPIMVIIAITIAIFVLMSFVIPKFSSIYGKFGAELPLATKIVISVSNVFSSYWYLILALIIIGIFGLKRFISTTRGRLIWDELILKIPIIGDLTIKFNVARFATMLKSLFKSGVPMVSCLNILQETTSNKVIASEISQIAESFEKGQEIGLEGEKEYKHFPAMALEVFQVGLESGTVDSMMGELANHYEMELEYKSRNLTALVEPILIVVIGTMILILALSIFLPMWNLIQVFR
- a CDS encoding prepilin-type N-terminal cleavage/methylation domain-containing protein, translating into MRLAKNSGFTLIELVIIIVVLGILAAIAIPKYQDITSDAREAACRGALGGLRSAITIYYANQAVKTGSATWPALDSLGTIGIVMEQQIPKNPYCPDANYSDSIVAGVSRGTIVGIDCGWAYNTATGEIWPNTNTAGENQW
- a CDS encoding prepilin-type N-terminal cleavage/methylation domain-containing protein, which codes for MPVEKRLNSSGFTLIELIIVIIVLGIVAAVAIPKMGDVSQNSKTNATRTEMLTLKRAIIGNPQVIAGNRHANPGFEGDVGHPPITLSELAIKPDSIATYDRFLHRGWNGPYVDSAGNDYLKDAWDVAYIYDGINRKITSAGGPDSIVVSF